In a single window of the Deltaproteobacteria bacterium genome:
- a CDS encoding methylmalonyl-CoA mutase family protein yields MTEKKAREFTTVSSWPIKPLYASEDLKNFDPKRDLGEPGEYPFTRGPYKTMYQGKLWTMRQFAGFGTPEDTNRRFKYLLDHGMMGLSTAFDMPTLMGFDADHHLARGEVGIEGVNVSSLADMEVLFDGIPLEKITTSMTINAPAIVLMAMYVAVGEKKGIPPEKLGGTIQADILKEFIAQKEWISPPEPSVRILMDMVEWCAKHMPKWNSISISGYHIREAGATAVQELAFTLRDGIEYIEEGIRRGMDVDQFAPRLSFFFDVHNDFFEEIAKFRAARRLWAKTMRERFHAKDPKSWMLRTHAQTAGVSLTAQQPYNNVIRTTIQALAAVLGGTQSLHTNSLDETLALPTEEAVRIALRTQQIIAYESGVPSSIDPMGGSYFVETLTHEMEVAAADYIRRIDEMGGMLKAIERGFPQHEITESAYRYQKQVELKEKIIVGVNDYKMEAEEPIEILKISHEVEKQQVKRLREVKEKRDRKKIEHALNDLKKAAGTYENLMPYVLNAVREYATVGEICDVFREMFGIYRDPGEF; encoded by the coding sequence ATGACAGAGAAGAAGGCAAGAGAATTTACCACCGTCTCCTCCTGGCCGATCAAACCACTTTATGCCTCAGAGGATTTAAAAAACTTCGATCCGAAACGCGATCTTGGGGAGCCAGGGGAATATCCTTTCACGCGCGGTCCGTACAAAACGATGTATCAAGGCAAGCTCTGGACGATGCGCCAGTTTGCCGGCTTCGGGACACCGGAGGACACCAACAGGCGTTTTAAATATCTGCTCGATCACGGGATGATGGGGCTCTCCACCGCCTTCGATATGCCGACCCTGATGGGTTTCGATGCCGATCATCATTTGGCCCGTGGAGAGGTGGGGATTGAAGGGGTCAATGTCAGCTCCCTTGCCGATATGGAGGTCCTTTTCGATGGGATTCCCTTGGAAAAAATTACCACCTCGATGACGATCAATGCCCCCGCGATTGTCCTGATGGCGATGTATGTTGCCGTTGGTGAGAAGAAGGGGATACCTCCGGAAAAATTAGGAGGGACGATTCAGGCCGATATCCTGAAGGAATTTATTGCCCAGAAGGAATGGATCTCGCCACCGGAGCCTTCGGTTCGGATCCTCATGGATATGGTGGAGTGGTGCGCGAAACATATGCCGAAGTGGAACTCTATTTCTATTTCTGGTTATCACATCCGTGAAGCAGGGGCGACGGCGGTACAGGAACTCGCCTTCACGCTTCGGGATGGGATTGAGTATATTGAGGAAGGGATTCGCCGTGGCATGGATGTCGATCAATTTGCCCCACGTCTTTCGTTCTTCTTTGATGTCCACAATGATTTCTTCGAGGAGATTGCAAAATTTCGGGCCGCTCGCCGGCTTTGGGCCAAAACCATGAGGGAAAGGTTTCATGCCAAAGATCCAAAATCCTGGATGTTGCGGACCCATGCCCAAACTGCCGGTGTCAGTCTGACGGCCCAACAGCCTTATAATAATGTGATCCGCACGACGATTCAGGCCCTGGCTGCCGTCCTTGGTGGGACACAGTCGCTTCACACCAATTCCCTCGATGAAACACTCGCTCTTCCGACAGAAGAGGCGGTCCGGATTGCCTTAAGGACGCAGCAGATCATCGCCTATGAAAGTGGGGTTCCTTCTTCTATTGATCCGATGGGGGGATCTTATTTTGTGGAGACATTGACCCATGAGATGGAGGTGGCGGCGGCCGATTACATCCGGCGGATTGATGAAATGGGGGGGATGCTGAAGGCGATTGAACGTGGCTTCCCTCAACATGAGATCACGGAGTCTGCATATCGCTATCAAAAACAGGTCGAGTTAAAGGAAAAGATCATTGTCGGGGTGAATGACTATAAGATGGAAGCTGAGGAGCCGATCGAAATTTTAAAAATCAGTCATGAAGTTGAGAAACAGCAGGTGAAGCGACTCCGAGAGGTCAAAGAGAAACGAGACAGGAAAAAAATAGAACATGCCTTGAATGACTTGAAAAAGGCGGCAGGGACTTATGAGAATCTGATGCCTTATGTCTTGAATGCGGTTCGTGAGTATGCAACGGTCGGCGAGATCTGTGATGTTTTTCGGGAGATGTTTGGGATATATCGGGACCCGGGGGAGTTTTAA
- a CDS encoding acyl-CoA dehydrogenase — protein sequence MDFQLSEEQLMIRQVAREFAQKEVAPRAAEIDEKSEFPIAATRKMAELGFMGMMVPPEWGGTGLDTISYCLVMEEISAACASTAIAMSVNNSLFCWPILKFGTDEQKKKYLVPFARGQKLGAYALSEPASGSDAAGMKTIARKSGNHYILKGTKNFITNGPHADAMIVFALTDPSKKHKGISCFIVEKEFRGFSVGKIEKKLGIRASSTSEIVLDDCEVPATNILGAEGEGFRIAMATLDGGRIGVGTQALGIARAAFEHACDYSKQREAFGQPIADFQAIQHYLADMALKIDASRLLLWRAAWMKDRGLPFTKEAAMAKLHASEAAMWITHKAVQIFGGYGFCKDYPVERFFRDAKITEIYEGTSEIQRLVIARDVLKES from the coding sequence ATGGACTTCCAACTTTCCGAAGAACAACTGATGATCCGACAGGTGGCGCGCGAGTTTGCGCAGAAAGAGGTTGCGCCGCGTGCGGCGGAGATCGATGAAAAATCTGAGTTTCCGATTGCGGCGACCCGGAAGATGGCGGAGCTTGGGTTTATGGGGATGATGGTTCCACCGGAATGGGGTGGGACCGGGCTCGATACGATCAGCTATTGTCTCGTGATGGAGGAGATCTCGGCCGCCTGTGCCTCAACCGCGATAGCGATGTCGGTCAATAATTCACTCTTTTGCTGGCCGATTTTAAAATTCGGAACCGATGAGCAGAAAAAGAAATATCTCGTACCATTTGCGCGTGGTCAGAAGTTGGGGGCCTATGCCCTTTCGGAGCCGGCCTCCGGTTCCGATGCCGCCGGGATGAAGACGATCGCCAGAAAATCAGGCAATCACTATATTCTGAAAGGGACCAAAAATTTCATTACAAACGGTCCGCATGCCGATGCGATGATCGTCTTTGCGCTGACCGATCCGTCTAAAAAGCATAAGGGGATCTCCTGTTTTATTGTCGAAAAAGAATTTCGTGGTTTTTCTGTTGGAAAGATCGAGAAGAAATTAGGAATTCGTGCCTCAAGCACGAGTGAAATCGTCCTCGATGATTGTGAGGTCCCCGCAACAAATATTTTGGGGGCCGAGGGGGAAGGGTTCAGGATTGCGATGGCGACACTCGATGGAGGACGGATCGGTGTCGGGACACAGGCGCTCGGTATCGCCCGTGCGGCGTTTGAGCATGCGTGCGATTATTCGAAACAACGAGAGGCGTTTGGACAACCGATTGCCGATTTTCAGGCAATCCAGCATTACCTCGCCGATATGGCCTTGAAGATCGATGCCTCGCGTCTGCTCCTCTGGAGGGCTGCCTGGATGAAGGATCGGGGGCTTCCCTTTACAAAGGAGGCGGCGATGGCAAAACTTCATGCCTCGGAGGCGGCGATGTGGATCACGCACAAGGCGGTCCAGATTTTCGGCGGCTATGGCTTTTGCAAGGATTACCCGGTCGAGCGTTTCTTCCGTGATGCGAAGATTACCGAGATCTATGAGGGGACCTCTGAGATCCAACGGCTCGTGATTGCCCGGGATGTCTTGAAAGAATCATGA
- a CDS encoding enoyl-CoA hydratase/isomerase family protein yields the protein MNFQYLKLEKQDRIATVWVNREKAMNALNPDVLKELKDCFQTLSEDREVWAVILTGAGEKAFVAGADIAAMSQMTPEQAAEFGKMGHETMSAVENCQKPVLAAVNGFCLGGGLELALSCDFIYVSEKAKLGLPEVGLGLFPGWGGTQRLTRLLGKNKAKEVIFTGRIFSAQEAFQFGIVNRVCKPEELMNEVRVIATEICKKGPMAVSLAKRLMNEACNTSLNDGLANERKTFPECFKTEDLKEGLEAFLGKRQANFKGK from the coding sequence ATGAACTTCCAATATCTAAAGCTTGAAAAGCAGGATCGGATCGCGACCGTTTGGGTCAATCGTGAGAAGGCGATGAATGCCTTGAACCCGGATGTTTTAAAGGAACTAAAGGATTGTTTCCAAACCCTTTCCGAGGATCGGGAGGTCTGGGCGGTGATCCTGACCGGTGCGGGAGAAAAGGCGTTTGTGGCGGGTGCCGATATCGCGGCGATGAGCCAGATGACGCCGGAACAGGCGGCTGAGTTTGGCAAAATGGGCCATGAGACGATGTCTGCTGTGGAGAATTGTCAAAAACCGGTTCTGGCGGCGGTGAATGGTTTTTGTCTCGGTGGGGGTTTGGAACTCGCCCTCTCGTGTGATTTTATCTATGTCTCGGAGAAGGCGAAACTAGGGTTGCCTGAGGTTGGGCTTGGTCTCTTCCCCGGTTGGGGGGGGACGCAACGCCTCACGCGACTCCTCGGCAAGAATAAGGCGAAAGAGGTGATCTTCACGGGACGGATATTTTCTGCCCAGGAGGCGTTCCAGTTCGGGATCGTGAATCGTGTCTGTAAGCCTGAGGAACTGATGAATGAAGTACGGGTTATTGCGACAGAGATTTGCAAGAAGGGGCCGATGGCGGTTTCTTTGGCCAAGAGGCTCATGAATGAGGCGTGTAATACTTCATTGAACGATGGTCTTGCCAACGAGCGCAAGACATTCCCGGAATGTTTCAAGACCGAGGATTTGAAGGAGGGTTTGGAGGCATTTTTGGGGAAGAGACAGGCAAATTTCAAGGGGAAATGA
- a CDS encoding acetyl-CoA C-acetyltransferase, producing MVEIVIVSATRTPIGSFQGAFASIPAPKLGAMAIAEAIHRAGLKKDEVNEVIMGCVITAGIGQAPARQAAIFAGLPEGTPCLTVNKVCGSGLKAVMLADQAIRTGQSEVVVAGGMENMTLSPYLLPKGRSGFRLGHAEVIDSMIKDGLWDVYNNIHMGNCAELCAKEYRISREEQDRYAIQSYERAIKATNGGQFRNEIVTVEVEASKGDKLKVEKDEEPFKARLEKLPSLRPAFQKEGTVTAGNASSINDGAAALVLMSSETAKKRGLKPIGRILGYAQASVKPEWFTIAPSEAIKKNLSGLNLKNSDIDLFELNEAFSVVALANNKILGLSEDRVNIRGGAVALGHPIGASGARILTTLLYSLIDTNQKRGLASLCIGGGEGVSLVVERI from the coding sequence ATGGTTGAAATTGTCATTGTTAGCGCCACACGCACACCGATCGGGAGTTTTCAGGGGGCCTTTGCCAGTATTCCGGCGCCGAAGCTGGGGGCGATGGCGATCGCCGAGGCGATTCATCGTGCCGGCCTTAAAAAAGACGAGGTGAATGAAGTCATCATGGGGTGTGTGATTACGGCGGGGATCGGTCAGGCCCCAGCCCGACAGGCGGCGATTTTTGCGGGACTTCCGGAAGGGACCCCGTGTCTCACGGTTAATAAGGTTTGTGGTTCGGGACTCAAGGCAGTGATGCTGGCTGATCAGGCGATTCGTACCGGCCAATCAGAAGTTGTTGTGGCTGGTGGGATGGAGAATATGACGCTGTCTCCCTACCTGTTGCCAAAGGGGCGTTCGGGATTTCGTCTCGGTCATGCCGAGGTGATCGATAGCATGATCAAGGATGGCTTGTGGGACGTTTACAACAATATCCATATGGGAAATTGTGCTGAACTCTGTGCCAAGGAATACCGGATCTCACGTGAAGAACAGGATCGATATGCGATCCAGAGTTATGAGCGGGCGATCAAGGCGACGAACGGCGGTCAATTCCGCAATGAGATCGTGACGGTCGAGGTCGAGGCGTCTAAAGGAGACAAGTTGAAGGTGGAAAAGGACGAGGAACCGTTCAAGGCGAGGCTTGAGAAACTCCCCAGTTTGAGACCGGCATTTCAAAAAGAGGGGACCGTGACCGCCGGCAATGCCTCGTCGATCAATGATGGCGCGGCCGCCCTCGTCCTCATGAGCTCAGAAACGGCAAAAAAGAGGGGTCTTAAGCCGATCGGCCGAATCCTCGGTTATGCGCAGGCGTCAGTCAAACCGGAATGGTTTACGATCGCCCCATCCGAGGCGATCAAGAAAAATTTATCCGGATTGAATCTGAAGAATTCCGACATTGATCTCTTCGAGCTCAATGAGGCGTTTTCTGTTGTGGCACTCGCCAACAATAAAATTCTTGGACTCTCAGAGGATCGTGTCAATATCCGTGGCGGTGCGGTGGCGCTGGGTCACCCAATTGGTGCCTCTGGAGCCCGGATCCTGACGACCCTTCTTTATTCCCTCATCGATACGAACCAAAAACGTGGTCTTGCCTCGCTTTGTATTGGTGGAGGTGAGGGGGTGTCGCTGGTGGTTGAGAGAATTTGA
- a CDS encoding TRAP transporter large permease subunit — MTWLVVFGIVAAALFGAPLFSIFGIAALVCFFNAGIDTQAIIIAMSRLVSAPILVAIPLFTFAGYMMAESKTPQRMVRLAEACIGWMPGGMAIVALLACAFFTAFTGASGVTIIALGGLLYPVLLKQGFQQKFSLGLVTTCGSLGLLFPPSLPLILYGLVASVDVDKLFIAGLFPGFLLMALLGIYSARQKIQSSRKYVFQWKELVQAVRASIWEIPLPILILVGIYGGYTTAAESAAVAAFYVLIVEVFIYRDLKITTDVPRVMKESMVLVGGILIILAVALGFTDFLIDEQIPMKIFEWIRQYISSKWTFLILLNGFLLIVGMLMDIFSAIIVVVPLILPIAKSFGVDPFHLGIIFLTNLEIGYLTPPVGLNLYLSSYRFKEPIMKIVKDVVPFILLLLIGLLLITYVPSLSLWLVRVFS, encoded by the coding sequence ATGACCTGGCTGGTGGTCTTTGGGATCGTCGCCGCTGCCCTTTTTGGGGCGCCGCTTTTTTCGATATTCGGAATCGCCGCCCTCGTCTGTTTTTTTAACGCCGGCATCGATACGCAGGCGATTATTATTGCGATGTCGCGGCTCGTTTCGGCCCCGATCCTGGTTGCTATCCCTCTTTTTACATTCGCCGGTTATATGATGGCCGAATCCAAGACCCCTCAGAGGATGGTGAGATTGGCTGAGGCCTGTATCGGCTGGATGCCAGGTGGGATGGCGATTGTGGCCCTGCTGGCTTGTGCCTTCTTTACCGCTTTTACGGGCGCATCCGGGGTCACGATTATTGCGCTGGGTGGTCTCTTGTATCCAGTTCTCTTGAAGCAGGGATTTCAGCAGAAATTTTCCCTGGGGCTTGTCACGACCTGCGGGAGTCTGGGGCTGCTTTTCCCGCCGAGTCTTCCTTTGATCCTCTATGGTTTGGTCGCTTCCGTGGATGTCGACAAACTTTTTATCGCAGGGCTGTTTCCCGGTTTTCTGTTGATGGCATTGCTCGGGATCTACTCAGCCCGTCAAAAGATCCAGTCATCCCGGAAATATGTTTTTCAATGGAAGGAGCTTGTCCAGGCGGTTCGCGCATCGATCTGGGAGATCCCGCTTCCGATCCTGATTCTGGTCGGGATTTATGGCGGATACACGACAGCGGCGGAGTCGGCGGCGGTCGCTGCCTTTTATGTCCTGATCGTTGAGGTGTTTATCTATCGGGATCTCAAGATAACGACAGATGTCCCGCGTGTCATGAAAGAGAGCATGGTTCTGGTCGGGGGGATTCTGATCATTCTTGCCGTTGCCCTCGGGTTCACGGACTTTTTGATCGATGAACAGATCCCGATGAAGATCTTCGAATGGATCCGTCAGTATATTTCGAGCAAATGGACCTTCCTGATCCTTCTAAACGGTTTTCTGCTGATTGTGGGAATGCTCATGGATATTTTTTCAGCGATTATCGTTGTGGTTCCGCTCATTTTGCCGATTGCGAAAAGCTTTGGGGTCGATCCGTTTCATTTGGGAATTATTTTTCTCACCAATCTGGAGATCGGTTACCTCACGCCGCCTGTTGGACTCAATCTCTATCTTTCCAGCTATCGGTTCAAGGAGCCGATCATGAAGATTGTGAAGGATGTGGTTCCGTTTATCCTTCTGCTCTTGATTGGGCTTTTGTTGATTACCTATGTTCCAAGTTTGAGTTTGTGGTTGGTAAGAGTATTTTCATAA
- a CDS encoding TRAP transporter small permease — MRLLNFINDRLARIEESFLCLFLLAMILLAFLQVVSRNLFSTGLLWADAFVRLLLLWVGFLGAALATRLNQHLSIDVFTKFLGGRSRKLIGIFVKIFATIVCLYLYQAAVQFVRLEKEAGSEFFSSIPNWSVELIIPMTFILMSFHFSVAILNDMKELLAGGKG; from the coding sequence GTGCGTCTGCTCAACTTCATTAACGATCGTCTCGCACGGATCGAGGAGTCGTTCCTCTGCCTTTTTCTCCTCGCGATGATCCTGCTGGCGTTTCTCCAGGTTGTCTCGAGGAATCTTTTCTCAACAGGACTCCTCTGGGCCGATGCCTTTGTGCGACTCTTGCTTCTTTGGGTCGGTTTTCTCGGCGCGGCGCTCGCGACGCGTCTCAATCAACACTTGTCGATCGATGTCTTCACGAAGTTTTTGGGGGGGCGTTCCCGCAAATTGATCGGAATATTCGTGAAGATTTTTGCGACGATTGTTTGTCTCTATCTCTACCAGGCGGCGGTCCAGTTTGTTCGGTTGGAGAAAGAGGCGGGGAGTGAATTTTTCAGTTCGATACCGAACTGGTCGGTGGAACTGATTATCCCGATGACATTTATCCTGATGTCGTTTCATTTTTCGGTCGCGATCCTGAATGATATGAAAGAGCTTTTAGCGGGGGGCAAAGGATGA